From Vicingus serpentipes, the proteins below share one genomic window:
- a CDS encoding DUF2461 domain-containing protein, whose protein sequence is MAAITKANFDFLKTLQKNNNREWFNENKDLYLTQHQETIAFADAVLSEMQKHDNIETPTGKKSLMRIYKDVRFSKDKSPYKTNWGGGFKRATKLLRGGYYFHIQPGACFVGGGFWSPESADLLKIRKDISSNPDELRNIINSKAFKSVFGTLQGEKLKTCPKGFDKEDPALDLLQYKQFLISKSFTDKEVMAPDFYKVASDTFKAMRPFFDYMSYVLTTDENGETLKDL, encoded by the coding sequence ATGGCAGCAATTACCAAGGCAAATTTTGACTTTTTAAAAACACTTCAAAAGAACAATAACAGAGAATGGTTTAACGAAAACAAAGACCTTTATTTAACTCAACATCAAGAAACAATAGCCTTTGCCGATGCAGTATTAAGTGAAATGCAAAAGCATGATAATATAGAAACTCCTACTGGTAAAAAAAGCCTAATGCGCATTTATAAAGATGTACGTTTTAGTAAAGATAAATCGCCATACAAAACCAACTGGGGAGGCGGATTTAAAAGAGCTACCAAACTATTAAGAGGCGGTTATTACTTTCACATACAACCAGGAGCTTGTTTTGTTGGTGGTGGATTTTGGTCACCCGAATCGGCAGACTTACTAAAAATTAGAAAAGACATTTCTAGTAACCCTGACGAATTGAGAAACATTATAAATAGCAAAGCCTTTAAAAGCGTATTTGGAACTTTACAAGGAGAAAAACTAAAAACTTGCCCTAAAGGCTTTGATAAAGAAGACCCTGCGTTGGATTTGTTACAATACAAACAATTTTTAATTTCTAAATCGTTTACCGATAAAGAAGTAATGGCTCCCGATTTTTATAAGGTTGCTAGTGATACATTTAAAGCTATGCGTCCATTTTTTGATTATATGAGTTATGTGTTAACTACCGATGAAAACGGAGAAACATTAAAAGATTTATAA
- a CDS encoding VOC family protein, whose protein sequence is MSNLRPFHLAVPVNDLVKAREFYGNFLGFEEGRSDKQWIDWNFYGHQFVTHLNPNYKPENYCNSVDEHAVPIPHFGVVLTMEDWKQLAKKLENQHIEFIIKPYIRFEGLPGEQATMFFLDPSGNALEFKAFNNLDSLFAK, encoded by the coding sequence ATGAGCAACTTAAGACCTTTTCATTTGGCTGTGCCAGTTAACGATTTAGTTAAAGCACGAGAGTTTTACGGTAATTTTTTAGGTTTTGAAGAAGGCCGTAGCGATAAACAATGGATAGATTGGAATTTTTACGGACATCAGTTTGTAACGCATCTAAATCCCAATTATAAACCAGAAAATTATTGCAATAGTGTTGACGAACACGCAGTACCTATTCCTCATTTTGGTGTTGTGCTAACAATGGAAGATTGGAAACAATTGGCTAAAAAGCTAGAAAACCAACATATTGAATTTATTATTAAACCTTACATTCGGTTTGAAGGACTGCCTGGAGAACAAGCTACCATGTTTTTTCTAGACCCTAGTGGAAATGCACTCGAATTTAAAGCCTTTAATAATTTAGATAGCTTATTTGCTAAATAG
- the ttcA gene encoding tRNA 2-thiocytidine(32) synthetase TtcA, which produces MLKTESTIDLGKLTKKLRREVWRAITDFKMLENGDKIMVCLSGGKDSYTMLDVMMHYQQTSDIDFEIIAVNMDQKQPGFPEEVLPNYLSKLGVPYQIVSQDTYSVVKDKTPEGKSTCSLCSRMRRGKLYATAAELGCNKLALGHHRDDIIETFLLNVFFGGKLEAMPPKYRTDDEQFVVIRPLAYCKEEDIEVFAEEMQYPIIPCNLCGSQPNLQRQNMKKMLKDWEQIYPDRSAVIFNALKNASPSHLLDPKLFDFTAI; this is translated from the coding sequence ATGCTTAAAACCGAAAGCACTATAGATTTAGGAAAACTCACCAAAAAACTTAGAAGAGAAGTTTGGCGAGCAATTACTGATTTTAAGATGCTTGAGAATGGCGACAAAATTATGGTTTGCCTTTCGGGAGGTAAAGACAGTTATACGATGTTGGATGTTATGATGCATTACCAACAAACTTCTGATATAGATTTTGAGATTATTGCAGTAAACATGGACCAGAAACAACCTGGTTTCCCTGAAGAAGTATTGCCAAATTACTTATCAAAACTAGGAGTTCCTTATCAAATTGTTAGTCAAGATACTTATTCTGTGGTAAAAGATAAAACACCCGAAGGAAAATCGACTTGTAGCTTGTGTTCACGTATGCGAAGAGGTAAGTTGTACGCAACTGCTGCCGAATTGGGTTGTAATAAGCTGGCTTTAGGCCATCATCGAGATGATATTATTGAAACCTTTTTGTTGAATGTATTTTTTGGTGGTAAGCTAGAAGCAATGCCTCCTAAATATAGAACCGACGATGAACAATTTGTGGTTATTCGTCCGTTAGCGTATTGCAAAGAAGAAGATATAGAAGTATTTGCAGAGGAAATGCAATATCCAATAATACCATGTAATTTGTGTGGTTCTCAACCTAATTTACAGCGTCAAAACATGAAAAAAATGCTTAAAGATTGGGAGCAAATTTATCCTGATCGCTCTGCGGTAATTTTTAATGCGTTGAAAAATGCATCGCCATCGCACTTACTCGACCCTAAGTTGTTTGATTTTACGGCTATTTAG
- a CDS encoding ABC-F family ATP-binding cassette domain-containing protein, translating into MIAAHNVSLQYGKRILFDEVNIKFNHGECYGVIGANGAGKSTFLKILSGEIAPNSGNVTIEPGKRMAVLSQDHNKYNDQTVLNTIMMGHEKLWKIMQEKDAIYMKEDFSEADGIKASELEAEFAEMDGWNAESDAASILSGLGIGEEFHYTLMADMNGSQKVRILLAQAVFGNPDILILDEPTNDLDIHTIGWLENFLLDFKNTVIVVSHDRHFLDTVCTVIADIDFNKISLFTGNYTFWYQSSQLALRQKQSANKKADEKKKELQEFIARFSANASKSKQATGRKKMLEKINVEDIKPSSRRYPAIIFNQVREAGDQILHITGMSKAGLFSGLDLNVNKGDKIAIVSKNSMAVTALFEILNGNMKADSGEFNYGQTIHTSYLPTNNDGFFNGDDNLIDWLRQYSEEKDEVYIRGFLGKMLFSGEEVFKKSDVLSGGEKVRCMTSRMMLAEGNLLMLDEPTNHLDLESITAFNNSLIDFKGTILFTSHDHEFTQTVANRIVELTPNGCIDKLMTYDEYLENEKVAEQQTSLYA; encoded by the coding sequence ATGATAGCAGCACACAATGTATCGTTACAATATGGTAAACGAATTTTATTTGATGAAGTAAACATTAAGTTTAACCATGGCGAGTGCTACGGAGTTATTGGTGCCAATGGTGCTGGTAAATCTACCTTTTTAAAAATATTAAGTGGCGAAATAGCACCAAACTCTGGTAACGTAACCATAGAGCCAGGCAAGCGTATGGCGGTTTTAAGCCAAGACCACAACAAATACAACGACCAAACCGTGTTAAATACCATTATGATGGGGCACGAAAAGTTGTGGAAAATAATGCAAGAGAAAGATGCTATTTACATGAAAGAAGATTTTAGCGAAGCTGATGGTATTAAAGCCTCAGAACTAGAGGCTGAATTTGCTGAAATGGATGGTTGGAATGCAGAATCAGACGCAGCTAGTATTTTAAGTGGTTTGGGCATAGGAGAGGAGTTTCATTATACCTTAATGGCTGATATGAATGGTAGCCAGAAAGTAAGAATATTATTAGCGCAAGCTGTTTTTGGTAATCCTGATATTTTAATACTAGATGAGCCTACTAATGATTTGGACATTCATACCATTGGTTGGTTAGAAAACTTTTTATTGGATTTTAAAAACACTGTAATTGTGGTTTCTCACGATAGACACTTTTTAGATACTGTTTGTACGGTAATTGCTGATATCGATTTTAATAAAATTAGCTTGTTTACGGGTAACTATACCTTTTGGTACCAAAGTAGCCAGTTAGCATTGCGTCAAAAACAATCGGCTAACAAAAAAGCTGACGAAAAGAAAAAAGAATTACAAGAGTTTATTGCTCGTTTTAGTGCTAATGCTTCTAAATCGAAACAAGCAACTGGTCGTAAAAAAATGTTGGAGAAAATTAACGTGGAAGACATTAAACCTTCATCACGTCGTTATCCGGCAATTATATTTAACCAAGTGCGTGAGGCTGGAGATCAAATTTTACACATTACTGGTATGAGTAAAGCTGGTTTGTTTTCTGGCTTAGATTTAAATGTAAACAAAGGCGATAAAATTGCTATAGTTTCTAAAAACAGTATGGCGGTTACGGCTTTGTTCGAAATATTAAACGGCAACATGAAAGCCGATAGTGGTGAGTTTAACTACGGACAAACAATACACACCTCTTATTTACCAACCAACAACGATGGTTTCTTTAATGGCGATGATAATCTAATTGATTGGTTACGTCAGTACTCTGAAGAGAAAGACGAGGTTTACATTAGAGGGTTTTTAGGTAAAATGTTGTTTTCTGGTGAGGAAGTTTTCAAAAAATCTGATGTATTATCGGGTGGAGAAAAAGTACGTTGTATGACATCTAGAATGATGTTGGCTGAAGGTAACTTATTAATGTTAGATGAGCCAACCAATCACCTTGATTTAGAGTCGATTACTGCTTTTAATAATTCGCTAATCGATTTTAAAGGAACAATATTGTTTACCTCTCATGACCACGAGTTTACACAAACGGTTGCAAATAGAATAGTGGAGCTTACACCAAATGGTTGTATTGATAAGTTAATGACTTATGATGAGTATTTGGAAAACGAAAAAGTAGCAGAGCAACAAACAAGCTTATATGCTTAA
- a CDS encoding DUF885 domain-containing protein — MKNILYIIPLAFMMACGNNEEKQVATPVSQDAEFETYKEHFIAKLWETSPGWASYAGLHEYDSIVVIPNEANQQKTVAAFKALQTELAAFDVANLNTTNVTDYYLIENQLASTLWYDSEFKSGEWNPANYGVAGSVSRLLNGRYDVLEVRLRAILARLAHTKAYYEQAQQNITTPTLEHTTLAIGQSKGGLYSFGQNLIDSVNASTLTDDEKALFMTRIEESKTALNDYIAFLENKKDMLETTGTAKSFRIGKEVFAKKFELDINSDYTAEEIYNKALKRKEELHQQMITIADTLWNTYLAATPKPEDKLKMVSALITEISKKHVARDEFIPEIRKQLPELVAFVNEKDLLTQNPDKPLVVRETPLYMRGGGAGASVSAPGPYDKDADTYYNVTPLDDYTDEQAESYLREYNHYVLQVLNIHEAIPGHYTQLVYSNESPSLIKSLLGNGAMIEGWAVYTELMMLEEGYNNSPEMWLMYSKWHLRVVCNTILDYSVHSLDMSKEDAMDLLMNQAFQEQAEADGKWKRATLSQVQLCSYFTGFTEIYDLRSELKAKQGDQFSLKKFHEEFLSYGSSPVRYIKKLMMEGK; from the coding sequence ATGAAAAACATCCTATACATTATTCCCCTAGCCTTTATGATGGCTTGTGGTAACAACGAAGAAAAACAAGTAGCAACACCAGTATCGCAAGATGCGGAGTTTGAAACCTATAAAGAACATTTTATAGCCAAATTGTGGGAAACTAGCCCAGGTTGGGCTTCGTATGCAGGTTTGCACGAGTACGATAGCATAGTGGTTATCCCCAACGAAGCCAATCAGCAAAAAACAGTAGCCGCTTTTAAAGCTTTACAAACTGAGTTGGCTGCTTTTGATGTGGCAAACTTAAACACCACCAACGTAACCGATTATTACTTAATCGAAAATCAGTTGGCTTCTACCCTTTGGTACGATAGCGAGTTTAAATCTGGCGAGTGGAATCCTGCTAATTATGGTGTGGCGGGTTCGGTTTCTCGTTTGTTAAATGGCAGATACGATGTGTTAGAAGTTCGTTTGCGTGCTATCTTGGCTCGTTTAGCACATACAAAAGCTTATTACGAACAAGCACAACAAAACATTACTACGCCAACTTTAGAGCATACTACGTTAGCCATTGGGCAAAGTAAAGGTGGTTTGTATAGTTTTGGGCAAAACCTAATTGATTCGGTAAATGCTTCTACCCTAACCGATGATGAAAAAGCGTTGTTTATGACTCGCATTGAAGAATCGAAAACGGCACTAAACGATTACATTGCTTTTTTAGAAAACAAAAAAGACATGCTAGAAACTACTGGTACGGCTAAAAGTTTTAGAATTGGAAAAGAAGTGTTTGCTAAAAAGTTTGAGTTAGACATTAACTCTGATTACACTGCCGAAGAAATTTACAACAAAGCCCTAAAACGTAAAGAAGAATTGCATCAGCAAATGATTACCATTGCCGATACACTTTGGAATACTTATTTGGCTGCTACACCAAAACCAGAAGATAAACTAAAAATGGTGAGTGCGTTGATTACAGAGATTTCTAAAAAGCACGTTGCTCGTGATGAGTTTATTCCAGAAATTAGAAAGCAATTGCCTGAATTGGTAGCTTTTGTAAACGAAAAAGACTTGCTAACGCAAAACCCTGACAAACCATTGGTAGTTCGTGAAACACCATTATACATGCGTGGTGGCGGTGCTGGAGCATCGGTTTCTGCTCCTGGTCCTTACGATAAAGATGCAGATACTTATTATAATGTAACACCTTTAGATGATTACACCGACGAGCAAGCAGAAAGTTATTTAAGAGAATACAACCATTACGTGTTGCAAGTATTAAACATTCACGAAGCTATTCCTGGACATTACACGCAGTTGGTTTATTCTAACGAATCGCCATCGTTAATTAAAAGCTTATTGGGTAATGGTGCCATGATTGAAGGTTGGGCAGTTTACACCGAACTAATGATGTTGGAAGAAGGTTACAACAACTCACCAGAAATGTGGTTGATGTACAGCAAATGGCATTTAAGAGTGGTTTGCAATACCATTTTGGATTATTCGGTTCACTCACTTGATATGAGCAAAGAAGATGCTATGGACTTATTAATGAACCAAGCTTTTCAGGAACAAGCCGAAGCTGATGGTAAATGGAAACGTGCTACGTTATCGCAAGTTCAGCTGTGTTCTTACTTTACTGGTTTTACAGAGATTTACGATTTACGTTCGGAACTTAAAGCAAAACAAGGCGACCAATTTAGTTTAAAGAAATTCCACGAAGAATTTTTAAGTTATGGTAGTTCGCCTGTGAGATATATTAAAAAATTGATGATGGAAGGGAAATAG
- a CDS encoding peroxiredoxin-like family protein yields the protein MKKLILTVFSVFTIGIGFSQNDLGFGIDMEGNIPKGLNVGDKAPAFVLKDVDGNEVSSEKLLAEQEIVVIFYRGEWCPVCTKYLSNLNDSLKYITDKGAKVLAIGPETLENSAKTKEKTDADFTILSDSDQKVAVAYEVLFDVTDKYAKKVKTFLRTSIAENNNSDKAQLPVPATFIIGKDGVIKFKQFDYNYKNRASIKAIIDNLN from the coding sequence ATGAAGAAGTTGATTTTAACAGTGTTTTCGGTATTTACAATTGGTATTGGATTTTCGCAAAATGATTTAGGTTTTGGTATTGATATGGAAGGGAATATTCCAAAAGGTTTAAATGTAGGTGATAAAGCTCCTGCCTTTGTTTTAAAAGATGTAGATGGTAATGAAGTTAGTTCTGAAAAACTTTTAGCTGAACAAGAAATCGTGGTTATTTTTTACCGTGGCGAATGGTGTCCGGTTTGTACCAAATACCTTAGCAATTTAAACGACTCGTTAAAATACATTACCGATAAAGGCGCTAAAGTTTTGGCAATAGGTCCAGAAACACTAGAAAATTCAGCAAAAACAAAAGAAAAGACTGATGCCGATTTTACAATATTATCTGATTCGGATCAAAAAGTTGCTGTAGCTTACGAAGTGTTATTTGATGTAACTGATAAATACGCCAAGAAGGTAAAAACCTTTTTAAGAACAAGTATTGCTGAAAATAACAACAGTGATAAAGCACAATTACCTGTTCCAGCTACTTTTATTATTGGTAAAGATGGAGTAATTAAGTTTAAGCAGTTTGATTACAACTATAAAAATAGAGCTTCAATAAAAGCAATTATTGATAATTTAAACTAA
- a CDS encoding DUF5686 and carboxypeptidase-like regulatory domain-containing protein, whose protein sequence is MLALTSVFAMAQDITIVKGNVTDEVTGEPLPFVNITFVGANIGTTTDFDGNYFLETQWAKPKLLASFIGYKTDTVRVTSGKTQTINFKLNPAGITMEAVDIVATKERYRNKDNPAVDLIKQVIDHKDQNRKEALDFYEYKKYEKIEIDLNNITEDFLEKGWLKKHFQIVIDNIDTSEVNGKPFLPIYLRETASNVYYRKNPKSEKEYQSGVKQTGFEGYVDEDGMSFLMDKLYQDIDIYDNNINLLSNQFTSPISTLAPTIYKFFIIDTTEVNGHECINLGFTPRNKLDFAFTGNLFIINDSSYNVIKVSLGVPKQININFVKDLSLEQEFTQYNDSVWMLTRDKLIIDYNFSRKGRGFYGKKDVTFSDYEFNKPQPDSTYNRVEKIIKEEDAKEKDDEFWDTARPDTLTQSEKDVYVMIDSVQNIKAFRRFMDITMLLVSGWQKVGPYLEVGPITAFYSFNDVEGFRLRGGFRTTPGLKKNMFFDTYLAYGFKDKEFKYLLAYTYSFNKEYLTNPQHKITATYQRETNFPGQDLQFLNDDNFLLSFRRGNSNRMLFYDSYKLDYIHESQSGFSYNFVYENKLQRPVGILEFASGDTANTQYSNNIQTDNVSVNLRFAPNEQFYQGKNFRLPLYNKYPIFQLRYTQGLKDVIQGDIEYYRLSGNIFKRFYLAQLGFTDTELEGGKIFGKVPFPLLNMPQANQSFFLQEASFNMMNFMEFMSDEYVSLKVTHNFNGAIFNRIPLFKHLKLREVVSCKVLYGRLTDRNDPAQNPDLFRFPANDDGVPITYKFENAVPYIEASAGVANIFKILRIELLQRVTYLDNQDIGSTFGVKGLGIRAKGKVDF, encoded by the coding sequence TTGCTCGCACTAACATCAGTGTTTGCAATGGCTCAAGACATTACAATTGTTAAAGGTAATGTAACAGACGAAGTAACTGGCGAACCCTTACCATTTGTTAACATTACTTTTGTTGGAGCCAATATTGGTACTACTACAGATTTTGATGGTAATTATTTTCTTGAAACACAATGGGCTAAACCGAAACTATTAGCTTCATTTATTGGCTACAAAACAGATACCGTTAGAGTAACTTCTGGAAAAACACAAACTATCAATTTCAAGTTAAATCCTGCTGGAATTACTATGGAGGCTGTAGATATTGTAGCCACAAAGGAAAGATACAGAAACAAAGACAACCCAGCTGTTGATTTAATTAAACAGGTTATTGACCATAAAGACCAAAACCGTAAAGAAGCTTTGGATTTTTATGAGTATAAAAAATACGAGAAAATTGAGATTGACCTTAACAATATTACTGAAGACTTTTTAGAAAAAGGTTGGTTAAAAAAGCATTTCCAAATTGTAATTGATAACATAGATACTTCTGAGGTTAATGGAAAACCTTTCCTTCCTATTTACTTAAGAGAAACTGCAAGTAATGTATATTACCGTAAAAATCCTAAGTCGGAAAAAGAATACCAATCTGGCGTAAAACAAACTGGTTTTGAAGGTTATGTAGATGAAGATGGTATGTCTTTTTTAATGGATAAGCTCTATCAAGACATTGATATTTATGACAATAATATTAACTTATTATCTAACCAATTTACTAGTCCAATATCTACATTGGCTCCAACTATTTACAAGTTTTTTATTATTGATACTACTGAGGTAAATGGGCACGAATGCATAAACCTTGGCTTTACTCCTCGTAATAAGTTAGATTTTGCTTTTACTGGTAACCTTTTTATTATTAACGATTCATCTTACAACGTTATTAAAGTTAGCCTTGGAGTTCCTAAGCAAATCAACATCAACTTTGTAAAAGATCTTAGTTTAGAACAAGAATTTACGCAATACAACGATAGCGTTTGGATGTTAACTAGAGATAAATTGATAATTGATTACAACTTCTCTAGAAAAGGTAGAGGTTTTTATGGTAAAAAAGATGTTACTTTTTCTGATTATGAGTTTAACAAGCCACAACCCGACTCTACCTATAACCGTGTAGAGAAAATTATTAAAGAAGAAGACGCTAAAGAAAAAGATGATGAATTTTGGGATACCGCACGTCCAGACACACTTACTCAATCGGAGAAGGATGTTTATGTAATGATTGATAGTGTTCAAAACATTAAAGCTTTTAGACGTTTTATGGACATCACAATGCTTTTAGTTTCTGGATGGCAAAAAGTTGGACCTTACTTAGAAGTTGGTCCGATTACCGCTTTTTATAGCTTTAATGACGTTGAAGGATTTCGATTAAGAGGTGGATTTAGAACAACTCCAGGTTTAAAGAAAAACATGTTCTTTGATACCTATTTAGCTTATGGTTTTAAAGATAAAGAGTTTAAATACCTTCTCGCATATACCTATTCTTTTAACAAAGAGTACCTCACCAATCCACAACATAAAATTACAGCTACTTATCAGCGGGAAACTAATTTCCCGGGGCAAGATTTACAATTCTTAAACGATGACAACTTTTTATTATCATTTAGAAGAGGTAACTCTAATCGTATGCTGTTTTATGATTCGTACAAACTAGACTACATACATGAGTCTCAAAGTGGTTTTTCTTACAATTTTGTTTACGAAAATAAATTACAACGACCTGTTGGTATTCTTGAATTTGCTTCTGGTGATACTGCAAACACGCAATACTCAAATAATATTCAAACTGACAATGTAAGTGTTAATTTACGTTTTGCGCCTAACGAGCAGTTTTATCAAGGAAAAAACTTTAGGCTACCGCTTTACAATAAATACCCTATTTTCCAATTGCGGTATACGCAAGGGTTAAAAGATGTAATTCAAGGAGACATTGAATACTACAGACTATCAGGTAATATTTTTAAACGTTTTTACTTAGCTCAACTTGGCTTTACTGATACTGAATTAGAAGGTGGTAAAATATTCGGAAAAGTTCCTTTTCCTCTTTTAAATATGCCTCAAGCCAATCAATCATTCTTTTTACAAGAAGCTTCGTTTAACATGATGAACTTTATGGAATTTATGAGTGACGAGTATGTTAGTTTAAAAGTAACACACAACTTTAATGGAGCAATATTTAATAGAATACCATTATTTAAGCATTTAAAGCTTAGAGAAGTTGTTTCTTGTAAAGTTTTATACGGAAGACTAACTGACAGGAATGATCCTGCACAAAACCCAGATTTATTCCGTTTTCCTGCAAATGATGATGGTGTACCAATTACATATAAGTTTGAAAACGCTGTACCTTATATCGAAGCTAGTGCTGGTGTTGCTAACATCTTTAAAATATTAAGAATTGAATTGCTTCAGCGTGTTACCTATTTAGATAACCAAGATATTGGTTCTACCTTTGGAGTTAAAGGTTTAGGTATTCGAGCAAAAGGAAAAGTTGACTTCTAG
- the typA gene encoding translational GTPase TypA gives MESIRNIAIIAHVDHGKTTLVDKIIDQCKTLDDRVERTELLLDNNDLERERGITILSKNVSVTYKGVKINVIDTPGHADFGGEVERVLKMADGVLLLVDAFEGAMPQTRFVLGKAIELGLKPIVVVNKVDKENCTPDIVQDSVFDLMFSLDASEEQLDFVTIFGSSKQGWMSHDYKKPTTDIIPLLDTILEVIPEAPYHEGTPQMQITSLDYSKFVGRIAIGRIFRGDLEENKDYMLCKKDGVKKKVRIKELYVFEGMGKIRVQKARSGDICSIVGIEGFEIGDTLADVENPEELPRISIDEPTMSMLFTINNSPFFGKEGKFVTSRHLRDRLYQELEKNLALRVEDTDTEDKFNVFGRGILHLSVLIETMRREGYELQVGKPQVLFKEIDGKKHEPMETLVIDVPEEFSGKAIELVTQRKGDMLIMEPKGELQHLEFDIPSRGLIGLRNNILTATSGNAVMTHRFREYGEYKGEIAERNKGSLISMDAGQSTAFAINRLQDRGRFFVAPGDVIYKGQVVGEHTRDNDLEINLVKGKQLTNMRKSGSDEAVKIAPKTVFSLEEAMEYIQADEYLEVTPESLRMRKI, from the coding sequence ATGGAATCGATTAGAAATATTGCAATTATTGCTCACGTTGACCACGGTAAAACAACCTTAGTTGACAAAATTATTGACCAATGTAAAACATTGGATGACAGAGTTGAAAGAACAGAGTTATTATTAGATAACAATGATTTAGAGCGTGAGAGAGGAATTACAATACTTTCTAAAAATGTAAGTGTTACTTATAAAGGTGTAAAAATTAATGTTATTGACACTCCTGGTCACGCCGATTTTGGTGGTGAAGTAGAGCGTGTACTTAAAATGGCTGATGGTGTTTTGCTTTTGGTTGATGCTTTCGAGGGAGCAATGCCGCAAACTCGTTTTGTATTAGGTAAAGCAATTGAATTAGGTTTAAAACCAATTGTTGTAGTAAATAAAGTAGATAAAGAAAACTGTACTCCTGATATCGTTCAAGATTCAGTATTTGACTTAATGTTTAGCCTAGATGCTTCAGAAGAGCAATTAGACTTCGTAACAATTTTTGGTTCATCTAAACAAGGTTGGATGAGTCACGATTATAAAAAACCAACTACAGATATTATTCCTTTATTGGATACTATTTTAGAAGTTATTCCAGAGGCTCCTTATCATGAAGGAACCCCACAAATGCAGATTACTTCTTTAGATTACTCTAAGTTTGTTGGTAGAATTGCTATTGGTAGAATTTTTAGAGGTGATTTAGAAGAAAATAAAGACTACATGCTTTGTAAAAAAGATGGAGTTAAGAAAAAGGTAAGAATTAAAGAGCTTTATGTTTTTGAAGGAATGGGTAAAATTCGTGTTCAAAAAGCAAGAAGTGGAGATATTTGTTCTATCGTAGGTATTGAAGGTTTTGAAATTGGTGATACGCTTGCTGATGTTGAAAACCCAGAAGAATTACCAAGAATTTCAATTGATGAGCCAACAATGAGTATGTTGTTCACAATTAACAACTCTCCTTTTTTTGGTAAAGAAGGTAAGTTTGTTACATCTCGTCACTTAAGAGATAGATTATATCAAGAATTAGAGAAAAACTTAGCTTTAAGAGTTGAGGATACAGATACAGAAGATAAGTTTAATGTTTTTGGTAGAGGTATTCTTCATTTATCGGTTTTAATTGAAACCATGAGAAGAGAAGGATATGAATTACAAGTGGGTAAACCTCAAGTGTTATTTAAAGAAATTGACGGAAAGAAACATGAACCAATGGAAACATTAGTAATTGATGTTCCTGAAGAGTTTTCTGGCAAAGCAATTGAATTAGTAACTCAACGTAAAGGTGATATGTTGATAATGGAACCTAAAGGTGAATTACAACATTTAGAGTTTGATATTCCTTCAAGAGGATTAATTGGATTGAGAAATAATATTTTAACGGCTACTTCTGGAAATGCTGTAATGACACACCGTTTTAGAGAGTACGGTGAGTATAAAGGAGAAATTGCCGAAAGAAATAAAGGTTCATTAATTTCAATGGATGCTGGTCAATCTACTGCCTTTGCTATTAATAGATTACAAGATAGAGGAAGATTCTTTGTTGCTCCTGGAGATGTAATTTACAAAGGACAAGTTGTTGGTGAGCACACTAGAGATAATGACTTAGAAATTAACCTTGTAAAAGGTAAGCAATTAACTAACATGCGTAAGTCAGGAAGTGATGAAGCTGTTAAGATTGCTCCTAAGACGGTATTCTCTTTAGAAGAGGCAATGGAATATATACAAGCCGATGAGTACTTAGAAGTAACTCCAGAAAGCTTAAGAATGAGAAAAATCTAA
- a CDS encoding helix-turn-helix domain-containing protein: protein MDLLDRIQYLMKINNLSASAFADKIDVQRSSMSHLLSGRNKPSLEFVNKVLVAFPKTSADWLINGKKEVIQQTLEENPPKSNNSKIKIEHTPTPTTNSDKQIKKIVIFYTDNTFEEIIK from the coding sequence ATGGATTTACTTGATAGAATTCAATATTTAATGAAAATAAATAATTTATCAGCATCAGCTTTTGCTGATAAAATTGACGTACAAAGATCTAGTATGTCACATTTGCTTTCTGGCAGAAATAAACCAAGTTTAGAATTTGTAAATAAAGTTTTAGTAGCTTTCCCTAAAACAAGTGCAGATTGGCTTATAAACGGGAAAAAAGAAGTTATACAACAAACACTAGAAGAGAATCCTCCAAAATCAAACAACTCTAAGATTAAAATCGAACACACTCCTACTCCAACCACCAATAGTGATAAACAAATAAAAAAGATTGTGATTTTTTATACTGATAATACTTTTGAAGAAATTATTAAGTAA